A single region of the Brassica rapa cultivar Chiifu-401-42 chromosome A03, CAAS_Brap_v3.01, whole genome shotgun sequence genome encodes:
- the LOC103860816 gene encoding uncharacterized protein LOC103860816 — protein sequence MLSLHTPHFTRLLPPMTALSLTLASPPLSYALPSTTFKSRSSPPLITTASLSPSRRPELNQDRRRSIKAMSRDIRTPDPPQAMMELVDESDFEKLISSENRISITGFGSLLSERSARSTFPDLENFRVAKLQGFRRVFAHAAPIFFERGIANLQTKEISSLSVEPCEGESLVVTVFEIKQTEIPAFIQRELEFRFLAVVPETLEGKPFTHSAVLCGRYSDEEFFRIRCKGNKEVYFQHYGRFNIDKIWRDDILPCRLYLRHCVLAAKNLGDEAYNNFLDHTFLGDRRTTIREYLSSTGSGIMEEEPPEALKSRYGG from the exons ATGCTTTCACTCCACACTCCACACTTCACACGTCTTCTTCCTCCAATGACTGCTCTCTCACTCACACTCGCATCACCACCTTTATCCTACGCGCTTCCCTCTACCACGTTCAAATCACGCTCCTCTCCTCCACTTATCACTaccgcctctctctctccttcccgAAGACCGGAGCTTAACCAAGATCGCCGTCGATCAATCAAAGCCATGTCCCGCGACATCCGCACCCCCGATCCGCCGCAGGCGATGATGGAACTTGTAGATGAATCTGATTTCGAGAAGCTCATCTCGTCGGAGAACCGTATCTCCATCACTGGCTTCGGCTCTCTCCTCTCCG AGAGAAGCGCGAGGAGTACATTCCCAGATTTGGAGAATTTCAGAGTCGCGAAACTTCAAGGCTTCCGGCGAGTGTTCGCACACGCCGCTCCCATCTTCTTCGAGCGCGGCATCGCCAATCTTCAAACTAAG GAGATCTCAAGCTTGAGTGTTGAGCCTTGTGAAGGAGAGAGCCTTGTAGTGACTGTCTTTGAGATTAAACAAACTGAG ATTCCTGCTTTTATACAAAGGGAGCTTGAGTTCCGTTTTCTTGCT GTTGTTCCTGAAACATTGGAAGGCAAACCTTTCACCCATTCTGCG GTACTTTGTGGTCGATACAGTGATGAGGAGTTTTTTCGGATTAGATGCAAAG GAAACAAAGAGGTTTACTTCCAACATTATGGAAGATTCAACATTGACAAGATATGGCGGGACGACATCTTGCCTTGTCGTCTCTATCTAAGACACTG TGTCTTGGCAGCTAAGAATTTGGGAGATGAAGCTTACAATAACTTTCTGGATCACACGTTCTTGGGAGATCGAAGAACTACCATAAGAGAGTATTTAAGCAGCACAGGTTCTGGGATCATGGAAGAAGAACCACCTGAGGCACTCAAGTCCAGATATGGGGGTTGA
- the LOC103860819 gene encoding uncharacterized protein LOC103860819 has protein sequence MAQNDRNTRIAQKAFEMVDKVYGKSQKITPPPHVPRDEFPSRYSQNSYEYGGPKTYTIKEAISTTTRRRVIYHQYSNGSTIKEPVVPHPTERIQYFGGATARPFIGYANRFERPKGRAISCDEAVQLYGGVLIKEFRK, from the coding sequence ATGGCTCAAAATGATAGAAATACAAGGATTGCTCAAAAGGCGTTTGAAATGGTCGATAAGGTGTACGGTAAGTCCCAGAAAATAACTCCTCCGCCACACGTTCCTAGAGACGAGTTCCCTTCTCGTTATAGCCAAAACTCTTACGAATATGGTGGTCCAAAAACATATACCATAAAAGAGGCGATTAGTACTACTACTCGCCGCCGAGTCATTTATCATCAGTATTCAAATGGGTCAACTATAAAAGAACCGGTTGTTCCTCACCCCACGGAACGTATTCAATACTTTGGTGGTGCCACTGCCCGTCCTTTTATCGGCTATGCCAACCGGTTTGAGAGGCCAAAAGGGCGGGCTATTAGCTGCGATGAGGCGGTCCAACTCTATGGAGGGGTGCTTATAAAGGAGTTTCGTAAGTAA
- the LOC103860820 gene encoding epoxide hydrolase A: protein MFLCTHLNPLFSRFLHFLLKQPDQANKPTTSNMSGLDGVEHKTLKVNGINMHVAELPGSGSGGEPIILFIHGFPELWYTWRHQMTALSSLGYRTIAPDLRGYGDTDAPEKMEDYTYFNIVGDLVALIDAVTGGDEAVFVVGHDWGAMIAWQLCMYRPEKVKALVNMSVLFSPRSPDRVPIPTLRRFFGDDYYICRFQKPGEIELEFKKLGTEKVLKEFLTYKTPGPLYLPKGKLFKSSENGGASSALPPWLTQEDLDYYVTKYDNKGFTGPINYYRNIDRNWELTAPWTGAKIRVPVKFIVGDQDLTYNSPGAKEYINGGGFKKDVPLLDETVVLKGVGHFLHEESPEEINQHIHSFFQKFL, encoded by the exons ATGTTCTTGTGTACACATCTAAACCCTTTATTTTCTAGATTCCTTCACTTTCTCTTGAAGCAACCAGATCAAGCAAACAAACCAACCACCTCCAACATGTCAGGACTCGACGGCGTAGAGCACAAAACCCTCAAGGTAAACGGCATAAACATGCACGTGGCTGAGCTTCCCGGATCCGGATCTGGAGGAGAACCAATCATCCTCTTCATCCACGGATTCCCGGAGCTTTGGTACACGTGGCGGCACCAGATGACTGCGCTTTCGTCCTTGGGGTACCGGACCATCGCGCCGGATCTTCGAGGGTACGGAGACACAGACGCGCCGGAGAAAATGGAGGACTACACTTACTTCAACATTGTCGGAGACTTGGTAGCACTCATCGACGCAGTGACAGGTGGAGACGAGGCGGTTTTCGTGGTGGGTCATGACTGGGGAGCGATGATCGCGTGGCAGTTGTGTATGTACCGACCGGAGAAAGTCAAGGCTTTGGTCAACATGAGTGTCCTCTTCTCTCCGAGGAGCCCGGATCGTGTCCCGATTCCGACACTGAGACGTTTCTTTGGTGACGATTATTACATCTGCAGGTTTCAG AAACCTGGAGAGATAGAATTAGAGTTCAAGAAGCTGGGAACAGAGAAGGTGTTGAAAGAGTTCTTAACTTACAAAACGCCTGGACCGCTTTACCTCCCCAAAGGCAAACTTTTCAAAAGCTCAGAAAACGGCGGTGCGTCTTCTGCGTTACCACCGTGGCTAACACAAGAGGACCTCGACTATTACGTCACCAAGTacgacaacaaaggtttcactGGACCAATTAACTACTACCGCAACATTGACCG aaaTTGGGAGCTGACTGCACCTTGGACCGGTGCTAAGATTCGTGTACCGGTGAAGTTCATAGTCGGAGATCAGGATTTGACGTACAATTCGCCGGGGGCTAAGGAATACATCAACGGTGGCGGATTCAAGAAAGACGTACCGTTGCTTGATGAAACCGTCGTGCTCAAGGGAGTGGGACATTTCCTCCATGAGGAAAGCCCTGAGGAGATCAATCAACACATTCACAGCTTCTTCCAAAAGTTCCTTTAA
- the LOC103860821 gene encoding nudix hydrolase 7, with protein MDILIGETDNYDGVTVTMNEPMDAEVFTHRLRASLSHWRQEGKKGIWIKLPLGFANLIESAVTEGFRYHHAEPEYLMLVSWISNTPDTIPANASHIVGVGALVLNKSTREVLVVQEKSGYFRDKNVWKLPTGVVHEGEDICDGVAREVEEETGIIADFVEVLSFRQSHKAFLKQKTDLFFLCVLTPRSYDITEQKSEILEAKWMPIKEYVDQPWNQKKEMFKIMAEICEKKCDEDYVGFSTVETVTGTGKKSFVYCNADHATSLIATRDQASSSSSL; from the exons atggatatACTTATCGGGGAGACTGACAATTACGATGGCGTTACCGTAACCATGAATGAACCAATGGATGCTGAAGTTTTCACCCACAGGCTCAGGGCTTCTCTTTCCCATTGGAGACAAGAG GGGAAGAAGGGGATTTGGATAAAGCTACCTCTTGGATTTGCTAATCTTATCGAGTCTGCTGTTACT GAAGGGTTTAGATATCATCACGCGGAGCCAGAGTACTTGATGCTTGTGTCTTGGATCTCAAACACTCCTGATACTATTCCTGCCAATGCTTCTCACATTGTTGGTGTTGGTGCTCTTGTCCTCAACAAATCCACTCGTGAG GTCCTCGTTGTCCAGGAAAAGAGTGGTTATTTCAGAGACAAGAATGTCTGGAAGCTCCCTACTGGTGTTGTCCACGAG GGTGAGGATATTTGCGATGGAGTAGCTAGGGAAGTCGAAGAAGAAACTGGT attattGCAGATTTTGTGGAAGTGTTGTCTTTCAG GCAAAGCCACAAAGCATTCTTGAAACAGAAAACCGATCTGTTTTTCCTCTGTGTCTTAACTCCACGCTCCTACGATATCACTGAACAAAAATCTGAGATCCTTGAAGCTAAG tgGATGCCGATCAAAGAATACGTAGATCAGCCATGGAACCAGAAGAAGGAGATGTTCAAGATCATGGCTGAGATCTGCGAGAAGAAGTGCGATGAAGACTACGTGGGATTCTCCACTGTGGAAACCGTCACAGGAACTGGTAAGAAGAGCTTTGTCTACTGCAATGCTGATCACGCCACGAGCCTTATAGCAACGCGTGACCAAgcatcatcatcctcttctcTCTGA
- the LOC103860822 gene encoding uncharacterized protein LOC103860822: MAAGAMVTATGAVVVLYLLGRRIVWARDGEDDSELGKSGRSGRRRIVRRPAQAPATWLETISTLSETLRFTYSETLGKWPIADLAFGINYLMRRQGNFSSASVYAGSNCVELKGPEIIMELTELLRFLTLCMLFSKKPFPVFLETAGYSHDDVLLQKPKAGILQPAFTIIRDTNSKCFLLLIRGTHSIKDTLTAATGAVVPFHHSVLHDGGLSNLVLGYAHCGMVAAARWIAKLSVPCLIKALNENPSYKVQIVGHSLGGGTAALLTYILREQKEFASATCFTFAPAACMTWDLAESGKHFITTIINGSDLVPTFSAASVDDLRSEVTSSSWSNDLRDQVEHTRVLSVVYRSATAIGSRLPSIASAKARVAGAGAILRPVSSGTQVMLKRAQDVAQAVVQTRSSLSSWSCMGPRRRAISSQLNSKVTDMPEASAIIPERRSTEALLAQTVVIDRKAHKRTEHCSSSSSDSEPEEEEEPLISIDQVITETSSVEEDVTEGELWDELNKELTRQEKERASGAMEEEAAAAKEITEEETVITGGSDSSNGQNQSPVSASSSDFIESQRFYPPGKIMHIVSVTETESETEHDEAMVVGTRTATVERVRLYETPRELYRKMRLSRTMINDHYMPMYKKMMELLITELECDLHSS, translated from the exons ATGGCGGCGGGTGCAATGGTGACCGCCACGGGAGCAGTGGTGGTTCTGTATCTACTGGGGCGGCGGATCGTGTGGGCGAGAGACGGGGAGGACGATTCGGAGCTGGGTAAATCGGGGAGATCCGGAAGGAGGAGGATCGTGAGGAGGCCGGCTCAAGCGCCGGCGACTTGGCTCGAGACTATTTCGACTCTGTCGGAGACGTTACGGTTTACGTATTCGGAGACGCTGGGCAAATGGCCCATCGCCGATCTGGCTTTTGGTATTAACTATTTGATGCGTAGGCAG gGAAACTTTTCGAGTGCTAGTGTTTATGCTGGAAGTAATTGTGTAGAGTTAAAAGGACCAGAGATCATCATGGAGTTGACGGAGTTGCTGAGGTTTTTGACTCTCTGTATGCTTTTCTCCAAGAAGCCTTTTCCTGTGTTTCTCGAGACTGCTGGTTATTCTCATGATGATGTCCTTCTTCAGAAGCCTAAAGCTGGG ATTTTGCAGCCTGCCTTCACGATCATACGTGATACCAATTCAAAATGTTTCCTGCTACTGATACGTGGCACTCATAGCATCAAAGATACACTTACAGCGGCAACTGGTGCAGTGGTCCCGTTCCATCATTCAGTGTTGCATGATGGTGGTCTAAGCAACTTAGTTTTAGGTTATGCACATTGCGGAATGGTTGCTGCAGCTCGTTGGATTGCTAAACTTAGTGTTCCGTGCCTCATCAAGGCCCTTAATGAGAATCCTAGTTACAAGGTTCAG ATCGTGGGTCATTCTCTTGGGGGTGGGACAGCTGCACTTTTAACCTATATTCTTAGGGAGCAAAAAGAGTTTGCCTCCGCTACTTGCTTCACTTTTGCACCAG CTGCTTGTATGACTTGGGATTTAGCAGAGTCAGGCAAGCATTTCATTACTACTATCATCAATGGATCTGATCTCGTCCCAACGTTCTCTGCTGCGTCAGTAGATGACCTTCGTTCTGAG GTAACCTCGTCCTCATGGTCAAATGACCTGCGTGATCAGGTTGAGCACACCAGGGTCCTTAGTGTCGTTTATCGGTCTGCAACAGCCATAGGATCACGTTTGCCGTCTATAGCCAGTGCGAAAGCAAGAGTGGCTGGTGCTGGGGCGATTCTCCGGCCTGTCTCAAGCGGCACTCAG GTCATGCTAAAGCGTGCACAGGACGTAGCGCAAGCCGTCGTGCAGACTCGTTCTTCTCTCTCGTCATGGTCTTGCATGGGACCACGTCGTAGAGCTATCAGCTCTCAGCTTAACTCTAAAGTCACAGACATGCCCGAAGCCTCTGCTATAATACCCGAAAGAAGAAGCACAGAAGCTCTACTGGCTCAAACCGTAGTGATAGACCGAAAGGCTCACAAGAGAACAGAGCATTGTTCTTCAAGCAGCAGCGACTCtgaaccagaagaagaagaagagccgtTGATCTCAATCGACCAAGTGATCACTGAAACATCTTCAGTAGAAGAAGACGTGACAGAAGGTGAGCTATGGGACGAACTGAACAAAGAGCTGACTCGACAGGAGAAGGAAAGAGCTAGCGGAGCCATGGAAGAAGAAGCAGCGGCAGCAAAGGAGATAACAGAGGAAGAGACTGTCATTACAGGAGGCAGTGACTCCTCCAACGGACAGAACCAGAGTCCAGTTTCAGCATCGTCGTCTGACTTTATAGAGAGCCAGCGGTTCTACCCGCCTGGTAAGATAATGCACATAGTGTCGGTGACAGAGACAGAATCTGAAACAGAGCATGATGAGGCAATGGTGGTGGGGACAAGGACGGCAACGGTGGAGCGTGTGAGACTATACGAGACGCCAAGAGAATTGTACAGAAAGATGAGGCTATCGAGAACAATGATCAATGATCATTACATGCCAATGTATAAAAAGATGATGGAACTCTTGATTACTGAGCTCGAGTGTGATCTGCATTCTTCATGA
- the LOC103860824 gene encoding LOW QUALITY PROTEIN: uncharacterized protein LOC103860824 (The sequence of the model RefSeq protein was modified relative to this genomic sequence to represent the inferred CDS: inserted 2 bases in 1 codon), which yields MSTARRIRGENRFYNPPAIRKLQQERERKRLEEQEAQEKKKATKEITLDRQKKEEEKRPLPSPDECSTSDCSVPGRXSNLGRFLDCTTPVVRTHYLPLTSTKGWRTRGPEFCSYFLLNDLWDSFEEWSAYGVGVPLLLNGVDSVVQYYVPYLSGIQLYEDPSRRASASRKRAGEESDGDSSRDMSTNGCRVSLEEKPYFGSSSDAPGDLVFEYLEAAMPFGREPLTDKISNLASQFPALRTYRSCDLSPSSWVFVAWYPIYRIPLGQSLQNLDACFLTFHSLSTPSRGTSSNENGQSSSKSVAPSKKVTLPTFGLASYKFKMSVWSPESDVEESQRVVALLREAEEWLRRLKVMLPDFRHFVTHSGGSAWR from the exons ATGTCGACAGCCCGTAGGATCCGCGGCGAGAATCGGTTCTACAACCCTCCCGCGATCAGGAAACTGCAACAGGAGCGCGAGAGGAAGAGACTCGAGGAGCAAGAGGcgcaagagaagaagaaggccACCAAGGAGATAACACTCGATCGACAGAAGAAAGAGGAGGAGAAGCGTCCTTTACCCTCTCCCGACGAGTGCTCCACTTCCGATTGCTCTGTTCCGGGTCG GTCTAATTTGGGGCGGTTTCTCGATTGCACCACTCCCGTCGTTCGAACCCACTACTTGCCTTTG ACAagcaccaagggttggagaacTCGTGGACCGGAGTTCTGTTCTTACTTCTTGCTGAATGATTTGTGGGATTCGTTCGAGGAGTGGAGTGCTTACGGTGTTGGAGTTCCTCTTCTCTTGAATGGAGTTGATTCTGTTGTTCAGTATTATGTTCCCTATCTCTCTGGGATTCAGCTTTATGAAGACCCATCAAGAAGAGCCTCTGCGAGTAGGAA GAGAGCTGGGGAAGAAAGTGATGGTGATTCGTCTAGAGACATGAGCACCAATGGCTGCAGAGTCTCTTTGGAGGAGAAGCCATATTTTGGATCGTCCAGTGATGCTCCTGGTGATCTCGTCTTTGAGTATCTTGAAGCCGCCATGCCATTTGGCCGTGAACCATTGACTGACAAG ATATCAAATCTGGCATCACAGTTTCCAGCACTCAGAACATACAGGAGCTGTGATCTATCGCCTTCGAGTTGGGTCTTTGTTGCTTGGTACCCGATATACCGAATACCGTTAGGTCAATCTTTACAAAACCTCGACGCTTGCTTCTTAACATTCCACTCCTTATCCACACCCTCTCGAG GTACAAGCAGCAATGAGAACGGTCAAAGCTCAAGCAAATCGGTAGCACCATCGAAGAAGGTTACGTTGCCCACTTTCGGTCTGGCGTCTTACAAGTTCAAGATGTCTGTGTGGAGTCCAGAGAGCGACGTGGAAGAGAGCCAGAGAGTCGTGGCTTTGCTACGAGAAGCTGAAGAGTGGCTGAGGCGGTTGAAGGTTATGTTGCCGGACTTTAGACACTTCGTAACGCATAGTGGTGGTTCGGCTTGGAGGTGA